Proteins encoded by one window of Kribbella italica:
- a CDS encoding DUF5047 domain-containing protein codes for MRAVSARFLATLRGSHNAVFRARVCETFQTGTNPTGVEIPIVSGDVQCAATADIRATLSLTTSYEWPKNADGLLTPYGNEIFVERGLSYGNGQTEYVGLGYFRIDAPEQEETPGGAVDISGSDRMAGIVAGRFLTPRQFSSSLTRGQVVATLITEVYPSALIEWDDTGVRDSVLGRTIVAERERYETLRDLVTSLGKVGYFDYRGVFVVRTVASVTGAPSWTIDAGSNGVLVKMSRAITREGIYNVVVATGEGTDTTPPLYAAVADRNPNSPTRYGGPFGPVPRFYASPFITTYGQAVSAASVLLRKSLGLPYQVELEAVPNPALEPDDVIRVRYPSRLRSLSLRSEAHIIDTITIPLVEGVPVSLKTRKQYGENIGDINV; via the coding sequence ATGAGAGCAGTCAGCGCTCGGTTCCTGGCGACACTGCGCGGCAGTCACAACGCTGTCTTCAGAGCCCGTGTCTGCGAGACCTTCCAGACCGGCACGAATCCAACAGGCGTGGAGATTCCGATCGTGTCCGGAGACGTGCAGTGTGCAGCCACGGCTGATATCAGGGCGACACTCAGTCTGACTACTAGCTACGAGTGGCCGAAGAACGCTGACGGCCTGCTAACCCCTTATGGCAACGAGATCTTCGTAGAACGGGGGCTCTCTTACGGCAACGGTCAGACGGAGTACGTGGGCCTGGGCTACTTCAGGATTGACGCACCTGAGCAGGAGGAGACTCCTGGTGGAGCAGTCGACATCTCCGGGAGCGATCGGATGGCGGGCATCGTTGCTGGCCGCTTCCTGACTCCTCGACAGTTCTCAAGCTCGCTGACCAGGGGGCAGGTCGTCGCTACGCTGATCACTGAGGTGTACCCGTCAGCGCTGATCGAGTGGGACGACACGGGAGTGAGGGATTCGGTTCTTGGTCGCACCATCGTTGCCGAGCGAGAACGCTACGAGACCCTGCGGGATTTAGTTACCTCGCTAGGCAAGGTCGGCTACTTCGACTACCGAGGTGTCTTCGTGGTGCGGACGGTGGCCTCCGTGACTGGTGCACCAAGCTGGACCATCGACGCGGGGTCGAACGGTGTTCTCGTAAAGATGTCTAGGGCAATCACTCGTGAGGGCATCTACAACGTCGTGGTCGCAACTGGCGAGGGTACGGACACCACGCCTCCTCTCTACGCTGCCGTTGCTGATCGCAATCCCAACAGCCCGACTCGCTACGGAGGACCCTTCGGCCCCGTGCCGAGGTTCTACGCGAGTCCGTTCATCACGACCTACGGCCAAGCCGTCAGTGCAGCCTCCGTGCTGCTGCGCAAGTCGCTGGGCCTCCCCTACCAGGTCGAGCTTGAAGCGGTGCCCAACCCTGCCCTTGAGCCTGATGACGTGATCCGAGTCCGCTACCCGTCAAGGCTGCGGTCGCTGTCTCTTCGAAGTGAGGCTCACATCATCGACACCA